The Fundidesulfovibrio magnetotacticus genome has a window encoding:
- a CDS encoding methyl-accepting chemotaxis protein: protein MRIGQKIRAGFYTVTAIFVLVLLAVSLKAGGVEEHAVETIQQYDLSVSLLQREIDHLKWAQALGQFVDDEAATELSVSSDSTKCAFGRWFYSEERRKLEDLNPALKPMLAAVEAPHKALHETAVTIQSLKKDGKRLEAKKEFSGHTLKELAQVQSLLQNLRENVKSSIDQDRKGLMDDLAAMKIMVYVSSAVSVVLAVVLSMLIARAIAQPVRLLARCSTSIAQGDLSAHCRLDRKDELGELSESMATMVENLREKIAEAERKSAEADHSAGEAKASLAQAEVKEAQIQKMLDLIHGIASESMELSDSLTDYSSRLAAQVDQVKQGTETQKRRLSEAASAMDQMNATVLDVARNASEAAQSAAKTQVKAKQGAQIVIESVRSIDTVNTITSQLRGNMGELGGQAQSIGQVMNVISDIADQTNLLALNAAIEAARAGEAGRGFAVVADEVRKLAEKTMGATQEVGQKISAIQESVAQSVRDVEEAAKAVARSNELADASGGSLKEIVDLADVNTRNVQSIAAAAEEQSAASDHINSSIAEVNGVAHETESGMEETVDIVHRLGGMAEQLNGLIAQMRQDGGNGNGHKARAPLAAGGAAVPARRALA from the coding sequence ATGCGTATCGGGCAAAAGATTCGTGCAGGGTTCTATACCGTAACCGCAATTTTCGTCCTGGTCCTCCTCGCGGTGTCACTGAAGGCCGGCGGCGTCGAGGAACATGCCGTCGAAACCATCCAGCAATATGACCTCTCGGTGAGCCTGCTTCAGCGGGAGATCGACCATCTCAAATGGGCCCAGGCCCTGGGCCAGTTCGTGGACGACGAGGCCGCCACCGAACTTTCCGTATCCTCCGATTCCACCAAATGCGCCTTCGGCCGCTGGTTCTACAGCGAGGAGCGCCGCAAGCTCGAAGATCTCAATCCTGCCCTCAAGCCGATGCTTGCCGCCGTGGAAGCGCCCCACAAGGCCCTGCACGAGACGGCCGTCACCATTCAGTCCCTCAAAAAGGATGGCAAGCGCCTGGAGGCCAAGAAGGAGTTCAGCGGCCACACGCTCAAGGAACTGGCCCAGGTGCAGAGCCTGCTCCAGAACCTGCGCGAGAACGTGAAATCCAGCATCGACCAGGACCGCAAGGGCCTCATGGACGACCTCGCTGCCATGAAGATCATGGTGTACGTCTCCAGCGCCGTGTCCGTGGTGCTGGCGGTGGTGCTCAGCATGCTCATCGCCCGGGCCATCGCTCAGCCTGTCCGGCTCCTGGCCCGTTGCTCCACCAGCATCGCCCAAGGCGACCTCTCCGCCCACTGCCGCCTGGACCGCAAGGACGAACTGGGCGAACTCTCCGAGTCCATGGCCACCATGGTGGAGAACCTCCGCGAGAAGATCGCCGAGGCGGAGCGCAAGTCCGCCGAGGCCGACCACAGCGCCGGTGAGGCCAAGGCTTCCCTGGCCCAGGCAGAGGTCAAGGAGGCCCAGATCCAGAAGATGCTGGACCTCATCCACGGCATCGCCAGCGAATCCATGGAGCTCTCCGACAGCCTCACGGACTATTCCTCCCGTCTGGCCGCCCAGGTGGACCAAGTGAAGCAGGGCACCGAGACCCAGAAACGCCGTCTCTCCGAGGCCGCCTCGGCCATGGATCAGATGAACGCCACCGTGCTCGACGTGGCCCGCAACGCCTCCGAAGCCGCCCAGAGCGCGGCGAAGACCCAGGTGAAGGCCAAGCAGGGCGCTCAGATCGTCATCGAAAGCGTCCGGTCCATCGACACCGTGAACACCATCACCAGCCAGCTGCGCGGCAACATGGGCGAGCTGGGCGGCCAGGCACAGTCCATCGGACAGGTGATGAACGTGATCTCCGACATCGCGGACCAGACCAACCTCCTGGCGCTCAACGCCGCCATCGAGGCCGCGCGCGCGGGCGAGGCGGGCCGTGGCTTCGCGGTGGTGGCCGACGAGGTGCGCAAGCTGGCCGAAAAGACCATGGGCGCGACCCAGGAGGTGGGCCAGAAGATCTCCGCCATCCAGGAGTCCGTGGCGCAGAGCGTGCGCGACGTGGAAGAGGCCGCCAAGGCCGTGGCGCGTTCCAACGAACTGGCCGACGCCTCGGGCGGTTCGCTCAAGGAGATCGTGGACCTTGCGGACGTGAACACCCGCAACGTCCAGAGCATCGCCGCCGCCGCCGAGGAGCAGTCTGCGGCCTCCGACCACATCAATTCGAGCATCGCCGAGGTCAACGGCGTGGCCCACGAGACCGAATCGGGCATGGAGGAGACCGTGGACATCGTCCACCGCCTGGGCGGCATGGCCGAGCAGCTCAACGGCCTGATCGCGCAGATGCGCCAGGACGGCGGCAACGGCAACGGCCACAAGGCCAGGGCTCCCCTTGCGGCGGGCGGGGCGGCGGTCCCGGCGCGGCGGGCCTTGGCGTAG
- a CDS encoding DUF362 domain-containing protein: MKESDDIPLGRGLKRRDFLRRAARASALAAGACGLGLALYDPHGPPAQPEVTALPGLGDFSRKDPASGAPRMAVVRGTDRAAMFEAGVRALGGMEAFVRPGDSVLVKVNAAFASPATLGATTHPELLAAVIRACKGAGASRLAVTDNPINNPESCFEITGLAGAARQQGATLVIPRARLFAPATLPGGRLIRDWPVLAGAFTGVNKVIALAPVKDHARAGASMLLKNAYGLLGGRRNVFHQDINGIIAELALLVRPTLSVLDGVVSMMANGPTGGSLSDLKATGTLVVSTDPVAADAFGVELLGRTLDDVPYIRMAQAAGAGTADYRSLDPVRLDSGA; this comes from the coding sequence ATGAAGGAATCCGACGACATCCCCCTGGGACGGGGCCTGAAGCGCCGCGATTTCCTGCGCCGCGCGGCCAGGGCCTCGGCCCTTGCCGCCGGGGCCTGCGGCCTGGGTCTGGCCCTGTACGATCCCCACGGCCCGCCGGCCCAGCCCGAGGTGACAGCCCTTCCCGGCCTGGGCGACTTCTCCCGCAAGGACCCGGCCTCCGGCGCGCCCCGCATGGCCGTGGTGCGCGGAACCGACCGGGCGGCCATGTTCGAGGCCGGGGTGCGCGCCCTGGGCGGCATGGAAGCCTTCGTCCGTCCGGGAGACTCCGTGCTCGTGAAGGTGAACGCGGCCTTTGCCTCCCCGGCGACCCTGGGTGCCACCACCCATCCCGAACTGCTGGCCGCCGTGATACGGGCCTGCAAGGGGGCCGGAGCCTCCCGCTTGGCGGTCACCGACAATCCCATCAACAACCCGGAGAGCTGCTTCGAGATCACCGGCCTCGCGGGCGCGGCCAGGCAGCAGGGCGCGACCCTGGTGATTCCGCGCGCCCGGCTCTTCGCCCCGGCCACCCTGCCCGGGGGACGGCTCATCCGGGACTGGCCCGTGCTGGCCGGGGCCTTCACCGGCGTGAACAAGGTCATCGCCCTGGCCCCCGTGAAAGACCACGCCCGCGCCGGGGCCTCCATGCTCCTCAAGAACGCCTACGGGCTGCTGGGCGGGCGGCGCAACGTCTTCCACCAGGACATCAACGGCATCATCGCGGAACTGGCCCTGCTGGTGCGCCCCACGCTCTCGGTGCTGGACGGGGTGGTCTCCATGATGGCCAACGGCCCCACGGGCGGCTCCCTCTCGGATCTCAAGGCCACGGGCACGCTCGTGGTCAGCACCGACCCCGTGGCCGCCGACGCCTTCGGCGTGGAACTTCTGGGGCGCACCCTGGACGACGTGCCCTACATCCGCATGGCCCAGGCTGCGGGAGCGGGCACGGCCGACTACCGGTCGCTCGATCCCGTGCGCCTGGACTCGGGGGCCTAG
- a CDS encoding DUF6599 family protein: MARTRARSNPARTRAGLAILAALALFAAWVGVRQARFNPAVVAALEHPFKPGQSARNAQTAAATARYLEDLPGFAALSPLEGYDAQTLSDRIDGKAELYLASGFSEMACRAFEAGDSARSRVEAFVYAMESPKDAFAVFSGQRRPGADALSLAENAYATPNALFFASGNHYVELVAESDSPELRPALEAMAQTLLAALPAAEPAGASEAALFPDEGLRAGTVRLAVSDALGMEGLQNVYTAEYALPSGEASAFLAVRATPEEARAQAQAYLAFLQAAGFAPAATPPGLGDARVMAFDSMVQVVMARGRVLAGVHDATGSAPALELAALLDRALTGPGSHGPGPEGKTP, encoded by the coding sequence GTGGCCCGCACCCGCGCCCGGTCCAACCCGGCCCGCACCCGCGCCGGGCTGGCCATCCTTGCGGCCCTGGCGCTCTTCGCCGCGTGGGTGGGGGTGCGCCAGGCCAGGTTCAATCCGGCCGTGGTCGCGGCGCTGGAGCATCCCTTCAAGCCGGGGCAGTCGGCCCGGAACGCCCAGACCGCCGCAGCCACGGCCCGCTACCTGGAGGACCTCCCCGGCTTCGCCGCCCTCTCGCCCTTGGAGGGCTACGACGCCCAGACCCTCTCGGACCGCATCGACGGCAAGGCCGAACTGTATCTCGCCTCCGGCTTCTCGGAGATGGCCTGCCGGGCCTTCGAGGCCGGGGACTCCGCGCGCTCCCGGGTGGAGGCCTTCGTCTACGCCATGGAGAGCCCCAAGGACGCCTTCGCCGTGTTCAGCGGCCAGCGCAGGCCCGGCGCGGACGCCCTCTCCCTGGCCGAGAACGCCTACGCCACGCCCAACGCCCTCTTTTTCGCCTCGGGCAACCACTACGTGGAGTTGGTGGCCGAGAGCGACTCCCCGGAGCTGCGCCCGGCCTTGGAGGCCATGGCTCAGACGCTGCTGGCTGCTTTGCCCGCAGCGGAGCCCGCCGGGGCCTCCGAAGCGGCCCTCTTCCCCGACGAGGGCCTGCGCGCCGGGACCGTCCGCCTGGCCGTCTCCGACGCGCTGGGCATGGAGGGTCTGCAAAACGTCTACACCGCCGAGTACGCCCTGCCCTCTGGCGAGGCCTCGGCTTTCCTGGCCGTGCGCGCCACGCCCGAGGAGGCCCGGGCCCAGGCCCAGGCCTATCTTGCATTTCTCCAGGCCGCCGGGTTCGCCCCGGCCGCCACGCCCCCCGGGCTGGGAGACGCCCGGGTGATGGCTTTCGACTCCATGGTCCAGGTGGTGATGGCGCGCGGGCGCGTCCTGGCGGGCGTGCACGACGCCACCGGGTCCGCCCCGGCCCTGGAGCTGGCCGCCCTGCTGGACCGCGCCCTCACCGGGCCGGGCTCACACGGCCCGGGCCCCGAGGGAAAGACCCCGTGA
- a CDS encoding 4Fe-4S binding protein — MRMVIVRRICQGFFLALFLWFCVAATVGAQWWQLRGWPIDWFLAADPLTALTTILSTGRLAPGLYWAVATVVLTAFLGRFFCGFVCPMGTLNQITGWAGGQGRTRQERVAANARHRLQGFKHVALVFFLACAALGSVQAGLLDPLPLLHRSMNLAVLPLADARTLALSDEPRLYDSAWLLGGVLLAILGLNLLRPRFFCRFLCPLGALFALLSRFTPWRIAKREAGKCGDCRLCEERCEGACGPSGEIVHGECVLCLNCLEACPSGRMGFAPEPSASGERHLPAISRRGVLTAAAAGAVAAPLWGVGALAGPARDASLLRPPGALDEERFLARCIRCGQCMRVCPSNIVQPALLQAGVQGLWTPALNFRMGRSGCQPNCIACGNACPTAAVRPLTLDEKHGTGDFADKGPVRLGTAFVDRTRCLPWAMDRPCIVCQEVCPVSPKAIHTRVVFEPVRDGRLPAARLAGDVLDLSAAPPQGLNLAGGDHAVRPAARPEAQPRRILGQSGGRLTLEKPGRGPGAWQELAPGERVEIVVRLQRPHVDPSRCIGCGMCEHDCPVSGLRAIRVTSENESRSRAGKMTV; from the coding sequence ATGCGCATGGTGATCGTGCGCCGCATCTGCCAGGGTTTCTTCCTGGCCTTGTTCCTCTGGTTCTGCGTGGCCGCCACCGTTGGCGCGCAGTGGTGGCAGCTGCGCGGCTGGCCCATCGACTGGTTCCTGGCCGCGGACCCGCTCACGGCCCTGACCACGATCCTCTCCACGGGACGCCTCGCGCCGGGGCTCTACTGGGCCGTGGCCACGGTGGTGCTCACGGCGTTCCTGGGGCGCTTCTTCTGCGGCTTCGTCTGCCCCATGGGCACGCTCAACCAGATCACCGGATGGGCCGGAGGCCAGGGACGCACCCGGCAGGAGCGCGTGGCCGCCAACGCCCGCCACCGGCTTCAGGGCTTCAAGCACGTCGCGCTGGTCTTCTTCCTGGCCTGCGCGGCCCTGGGCAGCGTGCAGGCGGGGCTTCTGGACCCGCTCCCCCTGCTCCACCGCTCCATGAACCTGGCCGTGCTCCCCCTGGCCGACGCCCGCACCCTGGCGCTCTCCGACGAGCCCCGGCTCTACGATTCGGCCTGGCTCCTGGGAGGCGTGCTCCTGGCCATCCTCGGCCTCAATCTGCTCAGGCCGCGCTTCTTCTGCCGCTTCCTCTGCCCCCTGGGGGCGCTCTTCGCCCTCCTTTCCCGCTTCACGCCCTGGCGCATCGCCAAGCGCGAGGCCGGAAAATGCGGCGACTGCCGCCTCTGCGAGGAGCGTTGCGAGGGCGCGTGCGGCCCCTCTGGCGAGATCGTGCACGGCGAGTGCGTGCTCTGCCTCAACTGCCTGGAGGCCTGCCCCAGCGGGCGCATGGGCTTCGCGCCCGAACCCTCGGCCTCGGGCGAGCGCCACCTGCCCGCCATCTCCCGCCGGGGCGTGCTCACAGCGGCCGCCGCCGGGGCCGTGGCCGCGCCCCTGTGGGGCGTGGGCGCGCTGGCCGGTCCCGCGCGCGACGCCTCGCTGCTGCGCCCGCCCGGCGCCCTGGATGAGGAGCGCTTCCTGGCCCGCTGCATCCGCTGCGGCCAGTGCATGCGGGTGTGCCCCTCCAACATCGTGCAGCCCGCCCTGCTCCAAGCGGGCGTACAGGGCCTGTGGACCCCCGCCCTGAACTTCCGCATGGGCCGCAGCGGCTGCCAGCCCAACTGCATCGCCTGCGGCAACGCCTGCCCCACCGCCGCCGTGCGCCCCCTGACCCTGGACGAAAAGCACGGGACCGGCGACTTCGCGGACAAAGGCCCCGTGCGTCTGGGCACGGCTTTCGTGGACCGCACCCGCTGCCTGCCCTGGGCCATGGACCGCCCCTGCATCGTCTGCCAGGAGGTCTGCCCCGTAAGCCCCAAGGCCATCCACACGCGCGTCGTCTTCGAGCCGGTGCGCGACGGCCGCCTTCCTGCGGCGCGCCTGGCGGGCGATGTCCTGGACCTGTCCGCCGCACCGCCCCAGGGGCTCAACCTGGCCGGAGGCGATCACGCCGTGCGCCCGGCCGCGCGCCCCGAAGCACAGCCCCGACGCATCCTGGGCCAATCCGGCGGCAGGCTCACGCTTGAGAAGCCCGGCCGGGGCCCGGGAGCGTGGCAGGAGCTGGCCCCGGGCGAGCGCGTGGAGATCGTGGTGCGCCTGCAACGCCCCCATGTGGACCCCTCGCGCTGCATCGGCTGCGGCATGTGCGAGCACGACTGCCCTGTCTCGGGCCTACGGGCCATCCGCGTCACCAGCGAGAACGAGTCGCGCTCGCGCGCGGGAAAGATGACCGTGTAA
- a CDS encoding sigma factor-like helix-turn-helix DNA-binding protein: MMVERLRKEVSKPTFYDGMERSSVQTCIVVLTREVTMNYVRNAHYWRSTVADLFLAMNVDISGAEDHLRCLDERLTPSQKCVLRLLYGEGCTLAQAAGMLGVSQDEVRTLQWQAMEAFHAEWLSLRLAMDARRTGAAS, translated from the coding sequence ATGATGGTTGAGAGGCTGCGCAAGGAGGTCTCGAAGCCGACTTTCTACGACGGCATGGAACGCTCCTCCGTGCAGACATGCATCGTGGTGCTCACCCGCGAGGTGACCATGAACTACGTGCGCAACGCACACTACTGGCGCTCCACGGTTGCCGATCTGTTTCTGGCCATGAACGTGGACATCTCAGGAGCGGAGGACCACCTGCGCTGCCTGGACGAGCGCCTGACCCCCTCCCAGAAGTGCGTGTTGCGCCTGCTCTACGGCGAGGGCTGCACCCTGGCCCAGGCCGCCGGAATGCTGGGCGTCTCCCAGGACGAGGTGCGCACGCTCCAGTGGCAGGCCATGGAGGCGTTCCACGCCGAATGGCTCTCCCTGCGCCTGGCCATGGACGCCCGCCGGACCGGAGCCGCGTCGTGA
- a CDS encoding flagellar hook protein FlgE: protein MSLMSAMYTGVSGLGIHSQAMSVVGNNLANTSTMGFKRSSIQFEDFFYSNVTAGNTFGQVGLGAGIASIYGDFSQGAFLDSSSSTDMAISGNGFFLVNNPTTGSTYYTRAGNFSFDKSGYLVDPNGYVCQGWKAYTDTAAGKVSNIGALGDIRLTSFQLAPQSTTKLRMVTNLNSSATEKTTDSTDPFFALFKSWNGQADTALSDLSYSYQATIKVYDEAGTAHDVTVYYDKASNSSGKNVWEYVVACDPTEDGRTINGTSVGATSAAGILMTGTITFDSSGTVSSMSAFTLSSGASGDMKDLSNWTQASFSEDGYPLFTANFTSASNASTATSTSASPIKLDLGIHSTATGGGWSGGVANASLVGTDFDNLPVLDSAEADDTTTTSWSSSFSINDEDQDGYASGFLQSIAIDSEGVVTGTYSNNQTKNLFVVALADFTNLQGLKREGSNLYSKTLDSGEPRVGTAGSAGLGSIASGKLEQSNVDTATEMVNMISYQRGFQANSKVISTVDSMLQEVIQLKR from the coding sequence ATGTCACTGATGTCAGCGATGTACACGGGGGTCTCTGGGCTGGGCATCCACAGCCAGGCCATGTCCGTGGTGGGCAACAACCTGGCCAACACGAGCACCATGGGCTTCAAGCGCTCCAGCATCCAGTTCGAGGATTTCTTCTATTCCAACGTCACCGCCGGAAATACCTTCGGCCAAGTGGGCCTCGGCGCGGGAATCGCCAGCATCTACGGAGACTTCTCCCAGGGCGCGTTCCTCGATTCCAGCTCCTCCACGGACATGGCCATCAGCGGCAACGGCTTCTTCCTGGTGAACAACCCCACCACCGGCTCCACCTACTACACCCGCGCGGGCAACTTCTCCTTCGACAAGAGCGGCTACCTCGTGGACCCCAACGGCTACGTCTGCCAGGGCTGGAAGGCCTACACGGACACCGCCGCGGGCAAGGTCTCCAACATCGGGGCCCTGGGCGACATCCGCCTCACCAGCTTCCAGCTGGCCCCCCAATCCACCACCAAGCTGCGCATGGTCACCAACCTCAACAGCTCCGCCACCGAGAAGACCACCGACTCCACCGACCCCTTCTTCGCCCTCTTCAAGTCCTGGAATGGCCAGGCCGACACCGCCCTCTCGGACCTGAGCTATTCCTACCAGGCCACCATCAAAGTCTACGACGAGGCCGGCACGGCCCACGACGTCACCGTCTACTACGACAAGGCCAGCAACTCCTCGGGCAAGAACGTCTGGGAATACGTGGTGGCCTGCGACCCCACGGAAGACGGCCGCACCATCAACGGAACCTCCGTGGGGGCCACCTCCGCCGCGGGCATCCTCATGACGGGCACCATCACCTTCGATTCCTCGGGGACCGTCTCCAGCATGAGCGCCTTCACCCTCTCCAGCGGGGCCAGCGGCGACATGAAGGACCTCTCCAACTGGACCCAGGCCTCTTTCTCCGAGGACGGCTACCCCCTCTTCACCGCCAACTTCACCTCCGCCTCCAACGCCAGCACCGCCACCTCGACCAGCGCTTCGCCCATCAAGCTGGACCTGGGGATCCACAGCACCGCCACGGGCGGCGGATGGAGCGGCGGCGTGGCCAACGCCTCCCTGGTGGGCACGGATTTCGACAACCTGCCCGTGCTGGACAGCGCCGAAGCCGACGACACCACCACCACCAGCTGGTCCAGTTCCTTCAGCATCAACGACGAGGATCAGGACGGCTACGCCTCGGGATTCCTCCAAAGCATCGCCATCGACTCCGAGGGCGTGGTCACCGGAACCTACTCCAACAATCAGACCAAGAATCTCTTCGTGGTGGCCCTGGCCGACTTCACCAACCTCCAGGGGCTCAAGCGCGAGGGCAGCAACCTCTACAGCAAAACCCTGGATTCCGGCGAACCCCGCGTGGGAACCGCCGGGAGCGCGGGGCTGGGCTCCATCGCCTCGGGCAAGCTCGAACAGTCCAACGTGGATACGGCCACCGAGATGGTGAACATGATCAGCTACCAGCGAGGTTTCCAGGCCAACTCCAAGGTGATCAGCACCGTGGACTCCATGCTTCAGGAAGTCATCCAGCTCAAGCGCTAG
- a CDS encoding zf-HC2 domain-containing protein, which yields MNCPGPGVMAACLDGALTPAEGARLGLHLRACARCRKALEELAFLLALEPLDPGRASLRAAKALIPQAGATPPRFPDGQRLPSPALLH from the coding sequence GTGAACTGCCCCGGACCCGGCGTCATGGCCGCCTGCCTGGACGGAGCGCTCACTCCCGCCGAGGGGGCGCGCCTGGGCCTGCACCTGAGGGCCTGCGCCAGGTGCCGCAAGGCCCTGGAGGAGCTGGCGTTCCTCCTTGCCCTGGAACCCCTGGACCCCGGCCGCGCCAGCCTGCGCGCCGCAAAAGCGCTGATTCCGCAGGCCGGGGCCACGCCGCCCCGCTTCCCCGACGGACAGCGCCTGCCGTCCCCGGCCCTTCTCCACTGA
- a CDS encoding flagellar hook assembly protein FlgD: protein MYVDTTSYLNSIKTSSTSSTASSSMGKDDFLAILVAQLENQDPFNSTDPAEMIGQLTQFSILEQMTNMNETLTSTLAAVNVQTATGAVSYIGKTVMAQGSTLSVEDGTASSATYTLDSDATGLKAYIYDEDGSVVRTVTIGDQTSGDHDFQWDGKDDDGETVDDGTYTLAIAGTDADGNDVVASTVISGLVSGVSVSSGTVMLSLKDGREVALANVTSVVDTDA from the coding sequence ATGTACGTCGACACCACCTCGTACCTGAACAGCATCAAGACATCCTCCACGTCGTCCACCGCCTCCTCATCCATGGGCAAGGACGACTTCCTGGCCATCCTCGTGGCCCAGCTGGAGAACCAGGACCCCTTCAACTCCACCGACCCCGCCGAGATGATCGGCCAGCTCACCCAGTTCTCCATCCTGGAACAGATGACCAACATGAACGAGACCCTCACCTCCACCCTGGCGGCCGTGAACGTCCAGACGGCCACCGGGGCGGTCTCCTACATCGGCAAGACCGTAATGGCCCAGGGCTCCACGCTTTCGGTGGAAGACGGCACGGCCTCCTCGGCCACCTACACCCTGGATTCCGACGCCACCGGGCTCAAAGCCTACATCTACGACGAGGACGGCTCCGTGGTGCGCACCGTGACCATCGGGGACCAGACCTCCGGCGACCACGACTTCCAGTGGGACGGCAAGGACGACGACGGCGAGACAGTGGACGACGGCACCTACACCCTGGCCATCGCCGGGACCGACGCCGACGGCAACGACGTGGTGGCCTCCACCGTGATCTCCGGGCTGGTGAGCGGCGTTTCCGTTTCCAGCGGCACGGTGATGCTCTCCCTCAAGGACGGCCGCGAAGTGGCCCTGGCCAACGTGACCAGCGTCGTGGACACCGACGCCTGA
- a CDS encoding nuclear transport factor 2 family protein, with protein sequence MLDKNTVRQFAQSLVDAWNRHDLAAIMSHYAEDVVFTNPLILLLVGKPDGVLRGRETIRPYWADVLRNIPHLHFKVHDVYPGVNGFAVHYQGIFERETIEVFTLDDKGKIASSTMFLENLNMP encoded by the coding sequence ATGCTCGACAAGAACACCGTGCGCCAGTTCGCGCAGAGCCTCGTGGACGCCTGGAACCGCCACGACCTGGCCGCCATCATGTCCCACTACGCCGAGGACGTGGTGTTCACCAACCCCCTGATCCTCCTGCTGGTGGGCAAGCCCGACGGCGTGCTGCGGGGCAGGGAGACCATCCGCCCTTACTGGGCCGACGTGCTGCGCAACATCCCCCACCTGCACTTCAAGGTCCACGACGTCTACCCGGGTGTGAACGGCTTCGCCGTGCACTACCAGGGCATTTTCGAGCGCGAAACCATCGAGGTGTTCACGCTCGACGACAAAGGCAAGATCGCCAGCTCCACCATGTTCCTGGAAAACCTGAACATGCCCTGA
- a CDS encoding aldo/keto reductase: MDEKNHDTGLSRRNFLKTAGAAGLAAGLMPAGVSAQSAAPQAGTMPRRKLGKTGVEVPVLGLGGMFDTVNNQLLLKQAHAWGVTYWDTAEGYGGGLSEEGMGRYFSRNPGARKDIFLVSKFSHKGSGQDNTARLEAGLKRLQTDYLDLFFVHAISSIDDMTPFKDWAKAMKAAGKMKYFGFSTHTNMEDCLLGAAKLDWIDAAMITYNYRLMHTPKMREAMDSCAKAGIGLVAMKTQGGGPVKTDSEAELKLAGRFLEKGFTDKQARLKAVWEEPLIASICSQMPSLTILSANVACARDRASLAREDVDVFTKLAHATKDNYCAGCGAICQGAVDGLVPVNDVMRCLMYYRDYGDRDLAREVFASLPEETRARLLDVDYSTAERACPQGLAIAQLMREASSLLA, from the coding sequence ATGGACGAAAAGAATCACGACACCGGCCTTTCCAGACGCAACTTCCTGAAGACCGCCGGAGCAGCCGGTCTGGCCGCCGGGCTCATGCCCGCCGGAGTCTCTGCCCAGAGCGCCGCGCCGCAGGCAGGGACCATGCCCCGGCGCAAGCTGGGCAAGACCGGGGTGGAAGTGCCCGTGCTGGGCCTGGGCGGCATGTTCGACACCGTGAACAACCAGCTCCTGCTCAAGCAGGCCCACGCCTGGGGCGTCACCTACTGGGACACCGCCGAGGGCTACGGCGGCGGACTCTCCGAGGAGGGCATGGGCCGCTACTTCAGCCGCAACCCCGGCGCGCGCAAGGACATCTTTCTGGTCTCCAAGTTCTCCCACAAAGGCAGCGGCCAGGACAACACCGCCCGCCTGGAGGCCGGCCTCAAGCGCCTCCAGACCGACTACCTGGACCTCTTTTTCGTCCACGCCATTTCCTCGATTGACGACATGACGCCCTTCAAGGACTGGGCGAAGGCCATGAAAGCCGCCGGAAAGATGAAGTATTTCGGCTTCAGCACGCACACCAACATGGAGGACTGCCTGCTGGGCGCGGCCAAGCTGGACTGGATCGACGCCGCCATGATCACCTACAACTACCGGCTCATGCACACGCCCAAGATGCGCGAGGCCATGGACTCCTGCGCCAAGGCGGGCATCGGCCTGGTGGCCATGAAGACCCAGGGCGGCGGCCCGGTGAAGACCGACTCCGAGGCCGAACTCAAACTGGCCGGTCGCTTCCTGGAAAAGGGCTTCACCGACAAGCAGGCCCGGCTCAAGGCCGTGTGGGAGGAGCCGCTCATCGCCTCCATCTGCTCCCAGATGCCCAGTCTGACCATCCTTTCTGCCAACGTGGCCTGCGCGCGCGACCGCGCGTCCCTGGCCCGCGAGGACGTGGACGTCTTCACCAAGCTCGCCCACGCCACCAAGGACAACTACTGCGCGGGCTGCGGCGCCATCTGCCAGGGGGCCGTGGACGGCCTGGTGCCCGTGAACGACGTGATGCGCTGCCTGATGTACTACCGCGACTACGGCGACCGCGACCTGGCACGCGAGGTGTTCGCCTCCCTTCCCGAGGAGACCCGGGCGCGCCTGCTGGACGTTGACTACTCCACGGCCGAACGGGCCTGCCCCCAGGGCCTGGCCATCGCCCAGCTCATGCGCGAGGCCAGCAGCCTGCTGGCCTAG